The Syntrophorhabdales bacterium genome segment TTGACCGGGATGGAGATCGGTTCCTCAAAATAATAAAAGAGAGTGATTCCTTTAAGCGTCTGGCAAATGCCTACCGGGAGAACCCTGAAAGTCCCTTCTACCGCCTGCTGATTGCTACGTACAAAGAAACGGCCGTGCGGCAAAAGGAAAGTCTGGAGATGCGACCGGAAATCGTGCCTGCTGTCGAGAATGTGCTCAGAATTACCACGACCGAAGAAATGGAGAGGCTGGAGTCTCGCCTGTCGTTCCTGGCCACCACGGCGAACGCTGCCCCGTTCATAGGGCTATTCGGCACGGTGTGGGGCATCATGGACTCGTTCAGAGAGATAGGACTCAGGGGCTCCACCAGTCTGGTGGTGGTTGCACCCGGAATCAGTGAAGCGTTGATTACTACAGCCCTCGGGCTTGCCACTGCCATACCCGCAGTTCTTGGATATAACTACCTGCTCGCGAGATTGAA includes the following:
- a CDS encoding MotA/TolQ/ExbB proton channel family protein, which translates into the protein MGLSDFNAYTGGLLALLYSAGAVAKTVVFILFCFSLVSWAVIFLKWKQFSRIDRDGDRFLKIIKESDSFKRLANAYRENPESPFYRLLIATYKETAVRQKESLEMRPEIVPAVENVLRITTTEEMERLESRLSFLATTANAAPFIGLFGTVWGIMDSFREIGLRGSTSLVVVAPGISEALITTALGLATAIPAVLGYNYLLARLKGISSKLENASGHILNLITR